A genomic window from Melopsittacus undulatus isolate bMelUnd1 chromosome 7, bMelUnd1.mat.Z, whole genome shotgun sequence includes:
- the NPY5R gene encoding neuropeptide Y receptor type 5: protein MDLGLKDHNNRTPTKNTSATTKNFSAWEDYKSSVDDIQYFLIGLYTLISLAGFMGNLLILTALLKRKQKTIINILIGNLAFSDILVVLFCSPFTLTSVLLDQWMFGTVMCHVMPFLQCASVLVSTLMLISIAAVRYRMIKYPLSNNLTAKQGYSLIVTIWAFGFAICSPLPVFHKIVDLSKTLNLEALENRLLCIESWPSDSYRIAFTIALLFMQYILPLACLTASHTSVCRSIGSRLSNKENKFEEKEMINLTLHPSKSTSTQVHPSGHSRWRCAFGRKHHRRYSRKLSSVMPAISRHHQDTHSRDIPESSGTEKSQLSSSSKFIPGIPICFEMKPEENTEIQNTITVSQSIVRIKTRSRRVFCRLTVLILVFGFSWMPLHLFHIVTDFNATLISNRHFKLVYCICHLLGMMSCCLNPILYGFLNNSIKADLMSLIPCCQIP from the coding sequence ATGGATTTAGGATTGAAAGACCATAACAACAGGACACCTACCAAGAACACCTCTGCTACTACAAAGAATTTTTCTGCCTGGGAAGACTATAAGAGTAGTGTTGACGACATACAGTACTTTCTTATTGGGCTGTACACACTTATAAGTCTGGCTGGCTTTATGGGAAATCTGCTTATATTAACAGCTCTACTAAAGCGTAAGCAGAAGACAATAATAAATATTCTCATTGGTAACTTGGCCTTTTCTGACATCTTGGTTGTGCTGTTTTGTTCACCTTTCACACTGACATCCGTCCTGCTTGACCAATGGATGTTTGGCACTGTCATGTGCCATGTAATGCCCTTCCTCCAGTGCGCCTCAGTTCTAGTTTCAACTTTGATGTTAATATCCATTGCTGCAGTCAGGTACCGTATGATAAAGTATCCCCTTTCCAACAATTTAACAGCAAAACAAGGCTATTCCTTAATAGTGACCATTTGGGCCTTCGGCTTTGCAATTTGCTCCCCTCTGCCAGTATTCCACAAAATTGTGGACCTCAGCAAAACTCTGAATTTAGAGGCACTGGAGAACAGGCTTTTGTGTATTGAGTCATGGCCTTCCGACTCATACAGAATTGCCTTTACCATAGCTTTATTGTTCATGCAGTACATACTGCCACTGGCATGTTTAACTGCTAGCCACACCAGTGTCTGCAGGAGCATAGGGTCTAGGCTGtcaaacaaggaaaacaagttTGAAGAAAAGGAGATGATAAACCTGACTCTTCATCCTTCTAAGAGTACCAGCACACAGGTGCATCCCTCTGGCCATTCTAGATGGAGATGTGCCTTTGGCAGAAAGCACCACAGAAGATACAGTAGAAAGCTGTCAAGTGTGATGCCAGCTATTTCAAGGCATCATCAGGATACACATTCCAGAGACATCCCAGAAAGCTCTGGCACAGAAAAAAGCCAGCTCTCTTCCTCTAGTAAATTCATCCCTGGGATACCTATCTGTTTTGAGatgaaaccagaagaaaatacagagatCCAGAACACAATTACGGTATCCCAATCCATTGTCAGAATTAAGACAAGATCTAGGAGAGTTTTTTGCAGATTGACAGTGCTAATCCTAGTTTTTGGTTTCAGTTGGATGCCTCTTCACCTTTTCCACATTGTGACGGATTTTAATGCCACTCTCATTTCTAACAGACATTTTAAATTAGTATATTGCATATGCCATTTGCTGGGTATGATGTCCTGCTGCTTGAATCCCATCCTGTATGGGTTTCTTAACAACAGCATAAAGGCTGATTTAATGTCCCTTATTCCATGCTGCCAAATACCATGA